The proteins below are encoded in one region of Pongo pygmaeus isolate AG05252 chromosome 20, NHGRI_mPonPyg2-v2.0_pri, whole genome shotgun sequence:
- the LOC129020575 gene encoding zinc finger protein 506 isoform X8 yields MCSHFALDLWSEQSIKDSFQKVIQRRYEKCRHDNLQLKKGCESVDECPVHKRGYNGLKQCLTSTQRKIFQCDEYVKFLHKFSNSNKHKRRDTGKKPFKCIEYGKTFNQSSTRTTYKKIDAGEKRYKCEECGKAYKQSSHLTTHKKIHTGEKPYKCEECGKAYKQSCNLTTHKIIHTGEKPYRCRECGKAFNHPATLFSHKKIHTGEKPYKCDKCGKAFISSSTLTKHEIIHTGEKPYKCEECGKAFNRSSNLTKHKRIHTGDVPYKCDECGKTFTWYSSLSKHKRAHTGEKPYKCEECGKAFTAFSTLTEHKIIHTGEKPYKCEECGKAFNWSSALNKHKKIHIRQKPYIVKNVENLLNVPQPLISIR; encoded by the coding sequence ATGTGTTCTCATTTTGCCCTAGACCTTTGGTCAGAGCAGAGCATAAAAGATTCTTTCCAAAAAGTGATACAAAGAAGATATGAAAAATGTAGACATGAcaatttacagttaaaaaaagGCTGTGAAAGTGTAGATGAGTGTCCAGTGCACAAAAGAGGTTATAATGGACTTAAACAATGTTTGACAAGTacccagagaaaaatatttcaatgtgaTGAATATGTGAAATTCTTGcataaattttcaaattcaaacAAACATAAGAGAAGAGATACtggaaaaaaaccttttaaatgtATAGAATATGGGAAAACTTTTAACCAGTCTTCAACCCGTACTACATATAAGAAAATTGATGCTGGAGAGAAAcgctacaaatgtgaagaatgtggtaaaGCCTATAAGCAGTCCTCAcaccttactacacataagaaaattcatactggagagaaaccctacaaatgtgaagaatgtggcaaagcctatAAGCAGTCCTGTaaccttactacacataagataattcatactggagagaaaccctacagatgtagagaatgtggcaaagcttttaaccacCCCGCAACCCTTTTTTCACacaagaaaattcatactggagagaaaccatacaaGTGTGataaatgtggcaaagcctttattTCATCCTCAACCCTTACTAAACatgagataattcatactggagagaaaccctacaaatgtgaggaatgtggcaaagcttttaaccgtTCCTCAaaccttactaaacataagagaattcatactggagatgTACCCTACAAATGTGATGAATGTGGCAAAACCTTTACCTGGTACTCAAGCCTCTCTAAACATAAGAGagctcatactggagagaaaccctacaagtgtgaagaatgtggcaaagcctttactGCATTCTCAACTCTAACtgaacataagataattcatactggagagaaaccatacaaatgtgaagaatgtggcaaagcttttaactggTCCTCAGCCcttaataaacataagaaaattcatattaGACAGAAACCCTACATAGTGAAGAATGTGGAAAATCTTTTAAATGTTCCTCAACCCTTAATAagcataagataa
- the LOC129020575 gene encoding zinc finger protein 506 isoform X7 → MKRHEMIAKPPVMCSHFALDLWSEQSIKDSFQKVIQRRYEKCRHDNLQLKKGCESVDECPVHKRGYNGLKQCLTSTQRKIFQCDEYVKFLHKFSNSNKHKRRDTGKKPFKCIEYGKTFNQSSTRTTYKKIDAGEKRYKCEECGKAYKQSSHLTTHKKIHTGEKPYKCEECGKAYKQSCNLTTHKIIHTGEKPYRCRECGKAFNHPATLFSHKKIHTGEKPYKCDKCGKAFISSSTLTKHEIIHTGEKPYKCEECGKAFNRSSNLTKHKRIHTGDVPYKCDECGKTFTWYSSLSKHKRAHTGEKPYKCEECGKAFTAFSTLTEHKIIHTGEKPYKCEECGKAFNWSSALNKHKKIHIRQKPYIVKNVENLLNVPQPLISIR, encoded by the coding sequence tTATGTGTTCTCATTTTGCCCTAGACCTTTGGTCAGAGCAGAGCATAAAAGATTCTTTCCAAAAAGTGATACAAAGAAGATATGAAAAATGTAGACATGAcaatttacagttaaaaaaagGCTGTGAAAGTGTAGATGAGTGTCCAGTGCACAAAAGAGGTTATAATGGACTTAAACAATGTTTGACAAGTacccagagaaaaatatttcaatgtgaTGAATATGTGAAATTCTTGcataaattttcaaattcaaacAAACATAAGAGAAGAGATACtggaaaaaaaccttttaaatgtATAGAATATGGGAAAACTTTTAACCAGTCTTCAACCCGTACTACATATAAGAAAATTGATGCTGGAGAGAAAcgctacaaatgtgaagaatgtggtaaaGCCTATAAGCAGTCCTCAcaccttactacacataagaaaattcatactggagagaaaccctacaaatgtgaagaatgtggcaaagcctatAAGCAGTCCTGTaaccttactacacataagataattcatactggagagaaaccctacagatgtagagaatgtggcaaagcttttaaccacCCCGCAACCCTTTTTTCACacaagaaaattcatactggagagaaaccatacaaGTGTGataaatgtggcaaagcctttattTCATCCTCAACCCTTACTAAACatgagataattcatactggagagaaaccctacaaatgtgaggaatgtggcaaagcttttaaccgtTCCTCAaaccttactaaacataagagaattcatactggagatgTACCCTACAAATGTGATGAATGTGGCAAAACCTTTACCTGGTACTCAAGCCTCTCTAAACATAAGAGagctcatactggagagaaaccctacaagtgtgaagaatgtggcaaagcctttactGCATTCTCAACTCTAACtgaacataagataattcatactggagagaaaccatacaaatgtgaagaatgtggcaaagcttttaactggTCCTCAGCCcttaataaacataagaaaattcatattaGACAGAAACCCTACATAGTGAAGAATGTGGAAAATCTTTTAAATGTTCCTCAACCCTTAATAagcataagataa